The segment CGGGCATTTGTTTGCATTGGACGCAAGAATGGATCGTGATTCCACTGAGTGAATTTTGTATAGAGCTGGTTCGCAATCCGCCGTCAACGAAACGGCCTGTCGATTTAATCGTTTAACGCTTAGCCGAAGGCGTCAGCTTTTCCATAATCGGTCGCCTATGGCTTGGCGTTAAACAATAAGTCGAGTCAAACCGATTAAATCGACAGCCCGCTATCGCCAAAACGGCTAATGAATAATCCAGGCTAGCCAAACTTGAGGAAACTCAATCCCCAAGCCTGCTCGGATAAACGGGACTGCTTTGTTCCTGTCGCCTACACCGCAGGGTTAAGATGAAGAGTAGGATTATGATCAAGGGCAACCGGTCAAGGGCGAAGCCCGTGAACGGCTACGAGAATTTTTCGTGGCTGTGGCTTCTCACCGCAGCTTGCTTGGGGACAGACTCCCCCAGCCACTCTTTTGCCAAGCCTAAAATCAAACGGTGACAAAGCATCAACGGCAACTTTTAGCGGCTACCACACGCTTCATTGATTGCCTTTGCAAGTTGACTCAGTAGATCCGCATCGTACGAATCTCGACATGCCAACCTTTGCAATGGATCCGTCCATGAAAAATCGGTTCCGGGAGGAAGTGCTTCCAAAGCGAAAGCGTTCTCGTTTGGCACGCCAAGAAAGAACTGATCTCCATCGACGTGAATCGCCCGGTCTTCTCGTGTGTTTTCGGCGACGATACGTAGCGGATCGGCAACCAATAACCTGTTTCGGCCATCTTTTTTATCAAACAACCAAGTCGCCAGTGAAAGCTTCCCGTTGGTTGGGTTGATCCATACCAAATGACGATTGACGACACGGCGGTGCTGGTTGAAACGGTCGAATATCGCTGGAACATCAAACAGAAAAAGGGTCGTCGTGCGAACAATCACTTGTACCTGTTTGCATTGTTCCTCGTTTTCGCCGAGCACTCGTCGTTCGATAAAACCAAGTGAAGCTCCAAGATCGGTGGCGTTTGCAGAATCAATGACGACCAATTGCGAGTTGATCATTGTTGAATAACCGACCCCGGTATTCACCAAGGTGTATTTGGAGGATTGTGGATCACGATTGACTTGCGTCATGATCGTCAAACGGAACTTTGCGACAGCATCTCGGATCGAGCGCCCCATCGCATCCACATCGCCGCTGGCGATTCGCGGTGTCGCGATCAAGACAATTCGGTTCCATGGCGATGCCCCCGATTGTTCAACAACCAACCCTGGCGGCAGCGTCGTGATCGGCTCGCCATACGCCGCTTCACTAGACGGCACAAGCAAGCATACAATGAGACAAAGCAAAAAGTTGAGTCGATTCATGTTTCAAAAAGCCAGAGAGACGGTCGTGCCAACATCCTAACTTGAAAGCGTCGCAAGGCAAACGACCCCATGAACAGCCCCTCGAAAAAAAATTTGCCTGATAAAGGCCCATCCAATCCCTCTTTACCGTTGGTCGAGCTCGAAGATGTCAGTCGACATTATACCGATGGTGATGTGATGGCCCTCAACCACGTCAGTCTGTCGATTCGTCACGGGGAATTTTTGGCAATCGCCGGACCAAGTGGCTGCGGGAAATCAACGCTTCTCAATATGATTGGCGCCCTCGATCGCCCAACGTCGGGAAGCGTCCGATTTTGTGGAAAAACCATTGATGCGACGATGAATTTGGACCGATTGAGGTCGCAGCAAATCGGCTTCGTATTTCAATCTTTTTACTTATTGCCCAATTTGACCGCAGAGGAAAATGTGCAGTTGCCAATGTTCGGAATCGAGCCTGATGCCAAAAGACGAACGGACATAGCCAAAGAACTATTGAGCGAAGTCGGGCTTTCAGACCGCATGAAGCATTTTTCATGGCAGCTTTCCAATGGCCAACGCCAACGCGTCGCAATCGCTCGTGCGTTGGCCAACCGCCCCGTATTGGTTCTGGCCGATGAGCCGACCGGAGCACTCGATTCGGAAAGTGGAACGAGCGTCATGCGACTCTTGACTCGATTTTGCCATGACCGCGACCGTAGTCTGGTCGTCGTCACCCACGACAACTCGGTAGCCAAACAAGCTGACCGCGTTGTGCAACTTCACGATGGCAAAGTCATTCGTGACAAGGCGAGCGGCCGATAGGAAATTCATGTCGTGGATCTTGTTGAAGATCCTGTCGCCTTTTGGATCTCTAACAAGATCCACGACCGAAGGTTTTAAAATACTATCGGACGACTGCCCATTTACTCTGCACCAATTGCTTCGCCAACTCAGCAACATGCGGTTGCGACAACATACTGTGGTGATGACCGGGGACTTTGATCACATCGACATGCGTTGCCAGTTTCGACCACCCTCGATCTAGTGGTCCCACCGTTTCGACGGGGATATCAAGGGGCCGATAGAAATCGATGGGTATCGTTAGTGGAGCGAGCCGATAGTGATTGGCCAACTGAACGTGGTGATGAAACAGTCTCTGCATATCGGACAATGTTTTTTGCACGATTTCCTCGGGTACGTTCTCATCCAAAACACCAAGCTTCTTGGCATGTTCCCACAAAAAGGGCAACTGCTCAGCCGGAGAAAGCTGTCCGAGTTGCTCCAGTGACAGATCGATGCCATACTCGCGTCCAACGTTTTGCTCGTCCGCTGGTGCGATGAGATCGGTTGAGCCAGCGGGAATCGACGTGTCGAGCAAAATCAGCCGTATAACGTGACGTCCTTTGGCTTGCAGTTGTTTTGCAACTTCCACGGCAATCAATCCACCAAGTGACCATCCGCCGACGATCAGCGCACCATGAGCGTCGATTTGTTCAATCGCTTCGACATACTCTGCAGCCATCGTTT is part of the Novipirellula aureliae genome and harbors:
- a CDS encoding ABC transporter ATP-binding protein, which encodes MNSPSKKNLPDKGPSNPSLPLVELEDVSRHYTDGDVMALNHVSLSIRHGEFLAIAGPSGCGKSTLLNMIGALDRPTSGSVRFCGKTIDATMNLDRLRSQQIGFVFQSFYLLPNLTAEENVQLPMFGIEPDAKRRTDIAKELLSEVGLSDRMKHFSWQLSNGQRQRVAIARALANRPVLVLADEPTGALDSESGTSVMRLLTRFCHDRDRSLVVVTHDNSVAKQADRVVQLHDGKVIRDKASGR